The following is a genomic window from Mycobacterium parmense.
CCGGCTGCGCACCGCGCGGCCCGCGAAGCCCAGGCGGAGGCCCTCGCCGCCGACATCCGCCGGCGCGCCGCGCAACTGGTCGCCCTGGACCAACAGGTCGCGGGGCGGGTCACCGCGGCGGTCGCCGGGATCCGCGACACCTTCCCGCAGACGCCCGCGCGTAGACCCGAGGTTCACGGCCTCGACAACCACACGTTCAAGCAAGACCCGGCGCCGCCGACCAATCCGGGGGCGGACCCGCCCTGGAAAAACCTGCCGACGCCGAAGACCTTGGAGGACATCCGAAAAGTATTGCGGCAGTTGCCCAAAGGCAGAAATAGGCCGATTCGGGAACTGGAAACTCCGGAGGAGATCAAGGATTTCTGGGACTGGCTGACAAAAGGCGCCGGCGACTTGCCGCCACGCGGCGATACCGCGCGGAAGGTCCTGCCCGACGGGACCGAAATCGACCTGCGGCCGGACAGCGAGTCGGGTGGACCGACCATCGAGGTGGTCACACCCGGCTCTGGGAAGAACCCCAAGGTGCACTTGCCGCTGCCCTTCGTCGATGACCCACCCGCGCTGCCCCCGGTGCTCGATCACCCACGGATCGCGCCGGTGCCGCCATCGCCGGGTCATCCGGCGCCCCTGCCGCCGTGGTTGCAGAACCCTTCGCCGCCGGGTTTCACCCTGAGCCCGGTGCAGCAGCCGCCTGTGTTTGGCTGGGATCAGCCGGACCCGCCGGCATCACCGGTTCCTCATCCGGCGCCGTCGCCGCCGGGTGGCCAGTCGTGGCTGCCGCAGGTCGGCCACGATCTCAGCGAGGGAGGTAAGGCCGTGTTCGGCTGGGTGGTGGTCGGCGGAGTTCTGGTGTGGACGATCCTGTCCGGGGGCGGGCAGGGTGGCGAGGCGGCGGCGCCATGACCGCATCGTCTCCCTCACAGCGCTGGCAGCCGCTGCCAGCGTCCTCACTGCTCGAAGCGCTTGCCGAGGATGAAGACATCGAAGACGTTGTCGCCTTGTCTGCGGCGGAGATACCAGAGTCGGTGCGGCAATTGAGCATCCCGACGGGCTGGCAACTACTCGAGCTCCCCGACAACCCGGAACCACCACTGGTGCGCATAGCGGTACAGGGATCGCTTGGTGACGGCGAA
Proteins encoded in this region:
- a CDS encoding WXG100 family type VII secretion target; protein product: MATVAASPDLSQLLSWPTEHLTEAADHWEAAGARSYGVAHQVWRDALSVDWQGQGAEALRAAAHTDMRATSGVADQLQAAAKTARGGVSDLHAARSRLRHAVRDANAAGFDVDEEMSVVDRSAGGPAAHRAAREAQAEALAADIRRRAAQLVALDQQVAGRVTAAVAGIRDTFPQTPARRPEVHGLDNHTFKQDPAPPTNPGADPPWKNLPTPKTLEDIRKVLRQLPKGRNRPIRELETPEEIKDFWDWLTKGAGDLPPRGDTARKVLPDGTEIDLRPDSESGGPTIEVVTPGSGKNPKVHLPLPFVDDPPALPPVLDHPRIAPVPPSPGHPAPLPPWLQNPSPPGFTLSPVQQPPVFGWDQPDPPASPVPHPAPSPPGGQSWLPQVGHDLSEGGKAVFGWVVVGGVLVWTILSGGGQGGEAAAP